From a region of the Pogona vitticeps strain Pit_001003342236 chromosome 7, PviZW2.1, whole genome shotgun sequence genome:
- the SSH2 gene encoding protein phosphatase Slingshot homolog 2 isoform X5, which produces MFMLLRPEDNIRLAVRLESTYQNRTRYMVVVSTNGRQDTEESIVLGMDFSSNDSSVCTMGLVLPLWSDALIHLDGDGGFSVSTDNRIHIFKPVSVQAMWSALQSLHKACEVARIHNYYPGSLFLTWVSYYESHINSDQSSVNEWNAMQDVQSHRPDSPALFTDVPTERERTERLIKTKLREIMMQKDLENITSKEIRTELEMQMACNLREFKEFIDNEMIVILGQMDSPTQIFEHVFLGSEWNASNLEDLQNRGVRYILNVTREIDNFFPGVFEYHNIRVYDEEATDLLAYWNDTYKFISKAKQNGSKCLVHCKMGVSRSASTVIAYAMKEYGWNLDRAYDHVKKRRTVTKPNPSFMRQLEEYQGILLASKQRHNKLWRSHSDSDLSDHHEPMGKSGMEVSKKEITTSADRISGNKASHCHPLSGSPGLPAGTPKEHLCHSSPGALGNLCNPDKAIQQEIAPRDYRTEQLEDELNLNNLNGGPPGCPLDETGFPLDNGSAVSDALRRRLSEEALGVPPASFPDLTVEDLEKDALLKPGDGSVHLVPMEELESCLRDASGRPSPSPPPSAPRPEEADFGADRIDFFSALEMFVELSQDSRPRACSHSRAEEQGGGGSSGSSSGSRNSLSKGTVLELSPSDPPSTEDAPRNSSARNSPLASEESSLEEEQLKLSEPDRSGSLTRSHSENAVSVKEIVTEIESIHQGAGQGPVRTDALNNPILAPKRNTVHELPAESVWTWENKLGKTEPNEGGRSVLKENPKEPLKLDPDVAVVLQEPTEADEAGELPEDPAESPGNPRPKWCPGSVRRATLEFEERLRQEQEAPHASPIATLPLRKNSRHEPSSPELPAKGRTEDPSHELVRVWTEKEPSRAGSTEMGNGPDPLAKKPSSPSGDDGPSVDLTGSADEHRTAMSAENREKIPRPGHRPHLLLPKRIEIIEYTHTVRSPALSGAGGAPEGFEDTLGVAVDENCNATGRSESPSGPPDSRRSSQSIFSLGSPDEEEKATIAGTSAHPGASGSAGRARPSPPPGSDGQLLFRLEGVTQSSSSSDPEPALLGGGYAGNGRFAFEERGGLLRRRSEGTLTHWNREDLDVPETLGGTGAERPPETPAPSSLSRGLLHSSSSDSLRGSSGASSVVKRRAQEFDARIRQAGLTTPSLMKRSASLAKLDCLDLSKEDLSGRQAAAAPGTEPASLESLRTLFAPREPGARGLPAPPTLALDPTISSPLLRVPQPTAHLVEQLKLTECIALSRPVERPPAQYARDFNPARQLLEATLTSAQAAGPPRSAAPDGPQWLALLPRYQHSRTRPPRRLRKTNDRKRTTNPLYNTM; this is translated from the exons ATGTTCATGCTTCTCCGCCCGGAAGACAATATCAGACTG GCCGTGAGGTTGGAAAGCACGTACCAGAATCGCACCCGGTACATGGTGGTGGTCTCGACCAACGGCCGGCAGGATACGGAGGAGAGCATCGTCCTGGGCATGGATTTCTCCTCCAACGACAG TAGCGTCTGCACGATGGGTCTGGTTTTACCCCTCTGGAGCGATGCACTCATTCACCTGGATGGCGATGG GGGCTTCAGCGTCTCCACCGACAACAGGATACATATCTTTAAGCCAGTCTCCGTGCAGGCGATGTG GTCTGCCTTGCAGAGCCTCCACAAGGCGTGCGAGGTGGCGCGGATCCACAACTACTACCCGGGCAGCCTCTTCCTCACCTGGGTCAGCTACTACGAGAGCCACATCAACTCGGACCAGTCCTCGGTCAACGAATGGAATGCCATGCAGGATGTCCAGTCCCACCGGCCAGACTCTCCCGCCCTCTTCACCGACGT CCCGACCGAGCGCGAGCGGACAGAACGCTTGATCAAGACCAAGTTGCGGGAGATCATGATGCAGAAGGACTTGGAGAACATCACGTCGAAGGAG ATCCGAACGGAGCTGGAGATGCAGATGGCTTGCAACCTGCGGGAGTTCAAGGAATTCATTGACAACGAGATGATCGTCATCCTGGGACAGATGGACAGCCCCACCCAGATCTTCGAGCACGTCTTCCTG GGTTCGGAGTGGAACGCCTCCAATCTGGAAGACCTGCAGAATCGCGG TGTCCGCTATATTTTGAACGTCACCCGGGAGATCGACAACTTCTtccctggagtttttgaataccACAACATCCGGGTCTACGACGAAGAGGCGACCGATCTGCTGGCTTACTGGAACGACACCTACAAATTCATctccaaagcaaagcaa AACGGGTCAAAGTGCCTGGTCCACTGCAAGATGGGGGTCAGCCGATCGGCCTCCACGGTGATCGCCTACGCCATGAAGGAGTACGGCTGGAACCTCGACCGGGCCTACGACCACGTGAAGAAGCGCCGCACCGTCACCAAGCCCAACCCCAGCTTCATGCGGCAGCTGGAGGAGTACCAGGGCATCCTCCTCGCCAG CAAGCAGCGTCACAACAAGCTCTGGCGCTCGCACTCCGACAGCGATCTCTCGGACCACCACGAGCCCATGGGAAAGTCCGGGATGGAGGTGAGCAAGAAGGAGATCACCACCTCGGCAGACCGGATCTCGGGGAACAAGGCCTCCCACTGCCACCCCCTGTCGGGGTCTCCAGGGCTCCCCGCCGGCACCCCGAAAGAGCACCTGTGCCATTCCAGCCCCGGCGCCCTGGGGAATCTCTGCAACCCGGACAAGGCGATCCAGCAGGAGATTGCGCCGAGGGACTACCGTACGGAGCAACTGGAGGACGAGCTGAACCTCAACAACCTCAACGGGGGCCCTCCCGGTTGTCCCTTGGACGAGACGGGTTTTCCTCTGGACAACGGCAGCGCCGTCTCGGATGCCTTGCGGCGGCGGCTGAGCGAGGAGGCCTTAGGGGTGCCCCCGGCGAGCTTCCCGGACCTAACGGTGGAGGATTTGGAAAAGGACGCCCTCCTCAAGCCCGGAGACGGGAGCGTCCATTTGGTGCCCATGGAGGAGCTGGAGTCTTGCCTGCGGGATGCCTCCGGCCGCCCCTCGCCCAGCCCGCCGCCTTCCGCCCCCCGGCCCGAGGAGGCTGACTTTGGGGCCGACCGCATCGACTTCTTCAGCGCCTTAGAGATGTTTGTGGAGCTCTCGCAGGACAGCCGGCCACGGGCGTGCTCCCACTCGAGGGCGGAGGAACAggggggtggcggcagcagcggcagcagcagcgggagCCGGAACAGCCTCTCCAAAGGCACCGTGCTGGAGCTCTCCCCCTCGGACCCGCCGTCCACCGAAGACGCGCCACGGAACAGCTCGGCGCGCAACTCCCCACTGGCGTCGGAGGAATCCTCCTTGGAGGAGGAGCAGCTCAAG CTCTCGGAACCGGATCGTTCGGGCAGCCTGACCCGCTCCCACTCGGAAAACGCCGTCTCGGTGAAAGAGATTGTCACAGAAATAGAGTCGATCCACCAAGGGGCCGGGCAGGGGCCAGTGAGGACGGACGCCTTGAACAACCCCATTCTGGCGCCCAAGAGAAACACCGTCCACGAGCTGCCTGCGGAGTCAGTCTGGACCTGGGAAAACAAGCTTGGGAAAACCGAGCCTAATGAGGGAGGCCGCTCTGTCCTGAAGGAGAACCCCAAGGAGCCTTTGAAACTGGACCCAGACGTCGCTGTGGTCCTCCAGGAGCCGACGGAGGCTGATGAAGCCGGGGAGCTGCCGGAAGACCCGGCAGAAAGCCCTGGGAACCCTCGGCCGAAATGGTGCCCGGGCTCCGTGCGTCGGGCCACCCTGGAGTTCGAGGAGCGCCTGAGACAAGAGCAGGAGGCCCCCCACGCGTCCCCCATCGCCACCCTTCCCCTCCGCAAAAACTCCAGGCATGAACCCTCGTCCCCGGAACTGCCTGCCAAGGGCAGGACTGAAGACCCGTCTCATGAGCTCGTTCGGGTCTGGACGGAAAAGGAGCCCTCAAGAGCTGGGAGCACCGAGATGGGGAACGGTCCCGACCCACTCGCCAAAAAGCCTTCCTCCCCCTCGGGTGACGACGGCCCCTCGGTGGATCTCACGGGATCGGCCGACGAACACCGGACGGCCATGTCGGCGGAAAACCGAGAGAAGATTCCTCGGCCCGGCCACcgcccccacctcctcctcccaaaACGGATTGAGATCATTGAGTACACCCACACGGTCCGGTCGCCGGCGCTCTCTGGTGCGGGCGGCGCCCCGGAAGGGTTCGAGGATACCTTGGGGGTGGCAGTGGATGAAAACTGCAACGCCACCGGGCGCTCCGAGAGCCCTTCCGGGCCGCCGGACAGCAGACGCTCGAGCCAATCAATCTTCTCCTTAGGCAGCCCCGACGAGGAAGAGAAGGCGACCATCGCAGGGACCTCGGCCCATCCCGGCGCTTCCGGCTCTGCCGGACGAGCGAGGCCATCGCCTCCGCCTGGCTCGGATGGCCAGCTCCTCTTCCGCCTGGAGGGGGTCActcagagcagcagcagctcagaCCCTGAGCCGGCCCTCCTGGGGGGCGGTTATGCCGGAAACGGACGGTTTGCCTTTGAGGAGAGGGGAGGTCTCCTGCGCCGGCGGAGCGAGGGCACCTTGACACACTGGAACCGAGAGGACTTGGATGTGCCTGAGACGTTAGGAGGAACGGGGGCTGAGCGGCCCCCGGAGACCCCCGCCCCGTCGTCCCTGTCCCGTGGCCTTCTCCACAGCTCCAGCAGCGACAGCCTCCGAGGCTCGAGCGGGGCCTCCAGCGTAGTGAAGCGCCGCGCCCAGGAGTTCGATGCCCGGATCCGGCAAGCGGGCCTCACCACCCCTTCCCTGATGAAACGCTCGGCCTCCTTAGCCAAGCTGGACTGCCTGGACCTCTCGAAAGAGGACTTGTCCGGGAGGCAAGCGGCCGCCGCTCCCGGCACTGAGCCAGCATCTCTGGAATCACTGCGTACCCTTTTCGCCCCCAGGGAGCCTGGCGCCCGGGGCCTGCCCGCTCCCCCCACCCTGGCACTGGATCCCACCATCTCCTCGCCACTTCTTCGGGTGCCCCAGCCGACGGCGCATTTAGTGGAGCAGCTGAAACTCACCGAGTGCATCGCTCTGAGCCGACCCGTCGAGAGGCCGCCGGCGCAGTACGCCCGAGATTTCAACCCGGCCCGGCAGCTTCTGGAAGCGACATTGACTAGCGCTCAAGCGGCCGGGCCGCCCAGGTCAGCGGCGCCCGACGGGCCCCAGTGGCTAGCTCTGCTCCCTCGGTATCAACACAGTAGAACTCGACCGCCCAGAAGACTGAGAAAAACCAATGACAGGAAACGAACCACGAATCCGCTGTACAACACCATGTGA
- the SSH2 gene encoding protein phosphatase Slingshot homolog 2 isoform X3, whose protein sequence is MIPYFSDNAVISQNAINQLISESFLTVKGAALFLPRGNGSSTPRISHRRNKHAGDLQQHLQAMFMLLRPEDNIRLAVRLESTYQNRTRYMVVVSTNGRQDTEESIVLGMDFSSNDSSVCTMGLVLPLWSDALIHLDGDGGFSVSTDNRIHIFKPVSVQAMWSALQSLHKACEVARIHNYYPGSLFLTWVSYYESHINSDQSSVNEWNAMQDVQSHRPDSPALFTDVPTERERTERLIKTKLREIMMQKDLENITSKEIRTELEMQMACNLREFKEFIDNEMIVILGQMDSPTQIFEHVFLGSEWNASNLEDLQNRGVRYILNVTREIDNFFPGVFEYHNIRVYDEEATDLLAYWNDTYKFISKAKQNGSKCLVHCKMGVSRSASTVIAYAMKEYGWNLDRAYDHVKKRRTVTKPNPSFMRQLEEYQGILLASKQRHNKLWRSHSDSDLSDHHEPMGKSGMEVSKKEITTSADRISGNKASHCHPLSGSPGLPAGTPKEHLCHSSPGALGNLCNPDKAIQQEIAPRDYRTEQLEDELNLNNLNGGPPGCPLDETGFPLDNGSAVSDALRRRLSEEALGVPPASFPDLTVEDLEKDALLKPGDGSVHLVPMEELESCLRDASGRPSPSPPPSAPRPEEADFGADRIDFFSALEMFVELSQDSRPRACSHSRAEEQGGGGSSGSSSGSRNSLSKGTVLELSPSDPPSTEDAPRNSSARNSPLASEESSLEEEQLKLSEPDRSGSLTRSHSENAVSVKEIVTEIESIHQGAGQGPVRTDALNNPILAPKRNTVHELPAESVWTWENKLGKTEPNEGGRSVLKENPKEPLKLDPDVAVVLQEPTEADEAGELPEDPAESPGNPRPKWCPGSVRRATLEFEERLRQEQEAPHASPIATLPLRKNSRHEPSSPELPAKGRTEDPSHELVRVWTEKEPSRAGSTEMGNGPDPLAKKPSSPSGDDGPSVDLTGSADEHRTAMSAENREKIPRPGHRPHLLLPKRIEIIEYTHTVRSPALSGAGGAPEGFEDTLGVAVDENCNATGRSESPSGPPDSRRSSQSIFSLGSPDEEEKATIAGTSAHPGASGSAGRARPSPPPGSDGQLLFRLEGVTQSSSSSDPEPALLGGGYAGNGRFAFEERGGLLRRRSEGTLTHWNREDLDVPETLGGTGAERPPETPAPSSLSRGLLHSSSSDSLRGSSGASSVVKRRAQEFDARIRQAGLTTPSLMKRSASLAKLDCLDLSKEDLSGRQAAAAPGTEPASLESLRTLFAPREPGARGLPAPPTLALDPTISSPLLRVPQPTAHLVEQLKLTECIALSRPVERPPAQYARDFNPARQLLEATLTSAQAAGPPRSAAPDGPQWLALLPRYQHSRTRPPRRLRKTNDRKRTTNPLYNTM, encoded by the exons CATCAGCGAAAGCTTTCTCACCGTCAAAGGCGCCGCCCTCTTCCTGCCCCGCGGAAATGGCTCCTCGACCCCCAGGATCAGTCACCGGCGCAACAAACATGCAG gCGACCTCCAGCAACATCTCCAAGCCATGTTCATGCTTCTCCGCCCGGAAGACAATATCAGACTG GCCGTGAGGTTGGAAAGCACGTACCAGAATCGCACCCGGTACATGGTGGTGGTCTCGACCAACGGCCGGCAGGATACGGAGGAGAGCATCGTCCTGGGCATGGATTTCTCCTCCAACGACAG TAGCGTCTGCACGATGGGTCTGGTTTTACCCCTCTGGAGCGATGCACTCATTCACCTGGATGGCGATGG GGGCTTCAGCGTCTCCACCGACAACAGGATACATATCTTTAAGCCAGTCTCCGTGCAGGCGATGTG GTCTGCCTTGCAGAGCCTCCACAAGGCGTGCGAGGTGGCGCGGATCCACAACTACTACCCGGGCAGCCTCTTCCTCACCTGGGTCAGCTACTACGAGAGCCACATCAACTCGGACCAGTCCTCGGTCAACGAATGGAATGCCATGCAGGATGTCCAGTCCCACCGGCCAGACTCTCCCGCCCTCTTCACCGACGT CCCGACCGAGCGCGAGCGGACAGAACGCTTGATCAAGACCAAGTTGCGGGAGATCATGATGCAGAAGGACTTGGAGAACATCACGTCGAAGGAG ATCCGAACGGAGCTGGAGATGCAGATGGCTTGCAACCTGCGGGAGTTCAAGGAATTCATTGACAACGAGATGATCGTCATCCTGGGACAGATGGACAGCCCCACCCAGATCTTCGAGCACGTCTTCCTG GGTTCGGAGTGGAACGCCTCCAATCTGGAAGACCTGCAGAATCGCGG TGTCCGCTATATTTTGAACGTCACCCGGGAGATCGACAACTTCTtccctggagtttttgaataccACAACATCCGGGTCTACGACGAAGAGGCGACCGATCTGCTGGCTTACTGGAACGACACCTACAAATTCATctccaaagcaaagcaa AACGGGTCAAAGTGCCTGGTCCACTGCAAGATGGGGGTCAGCCGATCGGCCTCCACGGTGATCGCCTACGCCATGAAGGAGTACGGCTGGAACCTCGACCGGGCCTACGACCACGTGAAGAAGCGCCGCACCGTCACCAAGCCCAACCCCAGCTTCATGCGGCAGCTGGAGGAGTACCAGGGCATCCTCCTCGCCAG CAAGCAGCGTCACAACAAGCTCTGGCGCTCGCACTCCGACAGCGATCTCTCGGACCACCACGAGCCCATGGGAAAGTCCGGGATGGAGGTGAGCAAGAAGGAGATCACCACCTCGGCAGACCGGATCTCGGGGAACAAGGCCTCCCACTGCCACCCCCTGTCGGGGTCTCCAGGGCTCCCCGCCGGCACCCCGAAAGAGCACCTGTGCCATTCCAGCCCCGGCGCCCTGGGGAATCTCTGCAACCCGGACAAGGCGATCCAGCAGGAGATTGCGCCGAGGGACTACCGTACGGAGCAACTGGAGGACGAGCTGAACCTCAACAACCTCAACGGGGGCCCTCCCGGTTGTCCCTTGGACGAGACGGGTTTTCCTCTGGACAACGGCAGCGCCGTCTCGGATGCCTTGCGGCGGCGGCTGAGCGAGGAGGCCTTAGGGGTGCCCCCGGCGAGCTTCCCGGACCTAACGGTGGAGGATTTGGAAAAGGACGCCCTCCTCAAGCCCGGAGACGGGAGCGTCCATTTGGTGCCCATGGAGGAGCTGGAGTCTTGCCTGCGGGATGCCTCCGGCCGCCCCTCGCCCAGCCCGCCGCCTTCCGCCCCCCGGCCCGAGGAGGCTGACTTTGGGGCCGACCGCATCGACTTCTTCAGCGCCTTAGAGATGTTTGTGGAGCTCTCGCAGGACAGCCGGCCACGGGCGTGCTCCCACTCGAGGGCGGAGGAACAggggggtggcggcagcagcggcagcagcagcgggagCCGGAACAGCCTCTCCAAAGGCACCGTGCTGGAGCTCTCCCCCTCGGACCCGCCGTCCACCGAAGACGCGCCACGGAACAGCTCGGCGCGCAACTCCCCACTGGCGTCGGAGGAATCCTCCTTGGAGGAGGAGCAGCTCAAG CTCTCGGAACCGGATCGTTCGGGCAGCCTGACCCGCTCCCACTCGGAAAACGCCGTCTCGGTGAAAGAGATTGTCACAGAAATAGAGTCGATCCACCAAGGGGCCGGGCAGGGGCCAGTGAGGACGGACGCCTTGAACAACCCCATTCTGGCGCCCAAGAGAAACACCGTCCACGAGCTGCCTGCGGAGTCAGTCTGGACCTGGGAAAACAAGCTTGGGAAAACCGAGCCTAATGAGGGAGGCCGCTCTGTCCTGAAGGAGAACCCCAAGGAGCCTTTGAAACTGGACCCAGACGTCGCTGTGGTCCTCCAGGAGCCGACGGAGGCTGATGAAGCCGGGGAGCTGCCGGAAGACCCGGCAGAAAGCCCTGGGAACCCTCGGCCGAAATGGTGCCCGGGCTCCGTGCGTCGGGCCACCCTGGAGTTCGAGGAGCGCCTGAGACAAGAGCAGGAGGCCCCCCACGCGTCCCCCATCGCCACCCTTCCCCTCCGCAAAAACTCCAGGCATGAACCCTCGTCCCCGGAACTGCCTGCCAAGGGCAGGACTGAAGACCCGTCTCATGAGCTCGTTCGGGTCTGGACGGAAAAGGAGCCCTCAAGAGCTGGGAGCACCGAGATGGGGAACGGTCCCGACCCACTCGCCAAAAAGCCTTCCTCCCCCTCGGGTGACGACGGCCCCTCGGTGGATCTCACGGGATCGGCCGACGAACACCGGACGGCCATGTCGGCGGAAAACCGAGAGAAGATTCCTCGGCCCGGCCACcgcccccacctcctcctcccaaaACGGATTGAGATCATTGAGTACACCCACACGGTCCGGTCGCCGGCGCTCTCTGGTGCGGGCGGCGCCCCGGAAGGGTTCGAGGATACCTTGGGGGTGGCAGTGGATGAAAACTGCAACGCCACCGGGCGCTCCGAGAGCCCTTCCGGGCCGCCGGACAGCAGACGCTCGAGCCAATCAATCTTCTCCTTAGGCAGCCCCGACGAGGAAGAGAAGGCGACCATCGCAGGGACCTCGGCCCATCCCGGCGCTTCCGGCTCTGCCGGACGAGCGAGGCCATCGCCTCCGCCTGGCTCGGATGGCCAGCTCCTCTTCCGCCTGGAGGGGGTCActcagagcagcagcagctcagaCCCTGAGCCGGCCCTCCTGGGGGGCGGTTATGCCGGAAACGGACGGTTTGCCTTTGAGGAGAGGGGAGGTCTCCTGCGCCGGCGGAGCGAGGGCACCTTGACACACTGGAACCGAGAGGACTTGGATGTGCCTGAGACGTTAGGAGGAACGGGGGCTGAGCGGCCCCCGGAGACCCCCGCCCCGTCGTCCCTGTCCCGTGGCCTTCTCCACAGCTCCAGCAGCGACAGCCTCCGAGGCTCGAGCGGGGCCTCCAGCGTAGTGAAGCGCCGCGCCCAGGAGTTCGATGCCCGGATCCGGCAAGCGGGCCTCACCACCCCTTCCCTGATGAAACGCTCGGCCTCCTTAGCCAAGCTGGACTGCCTGGACCTCTCGAAAGAGGACTTGTCCGGGAGGCAAGCGGCCGCCGCTCCCGGCACTGAGCCAGCATCTCTGGAATCACTGCGTACCCTTTTCGCCCCCAGGGAGCCTGGCGCCCGGGGCCTGCCCGCTCCCCCCACCCTGGCACTGGATCCCACCATCTCCTCGCCACTTCTTCGGGTGCCCCAGCCGACGGCGCATTTAGTGGAGCAGCTGAAACTCACCGAGTGCATCGCTCTGAGCCGACCCGTCGAGAGGCCGCCGGCGCAGTACGCCCGAGATTTCAACCCGGCCCGGCAGCTTCTGGAAGCGACATTGACTAGCGCTCAAGCGGCCGGGCCGCCCAGGTCAGCGGCGCCCGACGGGCCCCAGTGGCTAGCTCTGCTCCCTCGGTATCAACACAGTAGAACTCGACCGCCCAGAAGACTGAGAAAAACCAATGACAGGAAACGAACCACGAATCCGCTGTACAACACCATGTGA